A region of Solanum dulcamara chromosome 7, daSolDulc1.2, whole genome shotgun sequence DNA encodes the following proteins:
- the LOC129895314 gene encoding probable pectate lyase P56: protein MEYSYRTKLNVFIVLSLFVFAAVGTATNAPRRKLSKKYKGPCMAVNSIDKCWRCDPNWAEDRQKMADCALGFGINAMGGKYGPYYIVTDNSDDDVIDPKPGTLRFGVIQKGPLWITFAKSMRIELTRELIVSSNKTIDGRGKYVHIANGAGIKIQSASNIIISNLRIHNIVPTPGGLLRESDDHLGLRGGDEGDAISIFNSHDIWIDHISMSRAADGLIDAVAGSTNITISNCHFTDHEKVMLFGANDHSEEDRSMKITLAYNHFGKRLDQRMPRCRFGFFHLVNNDYTHWERYAIGGSSGATIISQGNRFIAEDKLLVKEVTYREKSTSSVEEWMKWTWISDGDDLENGATFTPSGDQDLLAKIDHLNLIEPEPSSKVGLLTKFSGALSCKVRRPC, encoded by the exons ATGGAGTACTCGTATAGAACAAAACTCAATGTATTCATTGTGCTCAGTCTGTTTGTATTTGCTGCAGTAGGGACCGCAACAAACGCTCCGAGGAGGAAACTCTCAAAGAAATACAAAGGCCCGTGTATGGCCGTGAATTCTATCGACAAGTGCTGGAGATGCGACCCTAACTGGGCCGAAGATCGCCAGAAAATGGCCGATTGTGCATTGGGTTTTGGTATCAATGCGATGGGAGGAAAGTATGGTCCGTACTACATTGTCACGGACAATTCTGACGATGACGTTATTGATCCTAAGCCTGGAACTCTCCGATTCGGGGTGATCCAAAAGGGGCCCTTGTGGATCACATTTGCCAAAAGCATGAGAATTGAATTAACCAGGGAACTTATTGTTAGTAGCAATAAAACAATTGATGGACGTGGAAAATACGTTCACATAGCAAATGGAGCTGGCATTAAGATACAATCTGCATCTAATATTATTATCTCTAACCTTCGAATTCATAATATTGTACCTACCCCAGGTGGCCTGCTTAGGGAATCCGACGACCACCTTGGCCTAAGGGGCGGAGATGAAG GTGATGCCATCAGTATTTTCAATTctcatgatatatggattgacCACATCTCTATGTCCCGTGCCGCTGATGGTCTTATCGATGCTGTTGCTGGTTCCACTAATATTACCATATCTAACTGTCACTTCACTGACCATGAAAAAGTAATGTTGTTCGGTGCTAACGATCATTCCGAAGAAGACAGGTCAATGAAAATAACATTAGCGTACAACCACTTTGGAAAGAGGTTGGATCAAAGGATGCCTCGATGCAGGTTTGGATTTTTCCATCTGGTGAACAATGACTACACTCATTGGGAAAG GTACGCTATTGGAGGAAGCAGTGGAGCGACCATCATCAGCCAAGGGAATAGATTTATTGCGGAGGATAAATTGTTGGTGAAAGAAGTGACATATAGAGAGAAAAGTACATCAAGTGTGGAAGAATGGATGAAATGGACATGGATATCAGATGGTGATGATTTGGAAAATGGTGCTACATTTACACCATCTGGGGATCAAGATTTACTCGCCAAAATTGACCATCTCAATTTGATAGAGCCAGAACCATCTTCTAAAGTTGGATTACTAACTAAGTTTTCTGGTGCATTGTCTTGCAAAGTTCGACGCCCATGCtaa